In Pseudomonas rhizosphaerae, one DNA window encodes the following:
- the egtB gene encoding ergothioneine biosynthesis protein EgtB: MNSLSQQAVPVTPTHDLLQRFQAVRRHSEHLASPLSAEDMGAQSMPDASPAKWHLAHTSWFFETFLLAEQLPHYTPFDPDFCYLFNSYYEAVGPRQPRPQRGLMTRPGLDRVLAYRAHVDQHMQALLAGDLDTEAQSLIELGLSHEQQHQELLLMDILHLFSVSALKPAYDPAWPADTAGRRGRFIGQAGGLVEIGHDGQGFAFDNEGPRHKVFAQAFEIADRLVTNGEWLEFIEAGGYTQAGLWLADGWATVQAESWYAPFYWQQDRAGNWHEMSLRGLQPLQLDAPVVHISYYEAAAFAQWAGARLPTEAEWEIAAGSGQLQQLDDVAWQWTQSAYSAYPGFQPAVSAVGEYNGKFMINQMVLRGGASVTPVGHSRPTYRNFFGPGCRWMFSGVRLARDVTPYSARNDGSDEFARDVVTGLSAVQKSISPKYFYDAEGSQLFEAICTLLEYYPTRAETALLTEIAPQLAELIATDAALVEFGAGACDKVRLLLDAVPQIALYVPIDICSNALESAGARLRERYPALRIAPLVDDFTRALHLPDETQGHPRVGFFPGSTLGNFTRPQAVRFLRSARGLLGPDARFIIGVDMVKDVATLEAAYDDAAGVTARFNKNLLTRMNRDLDGDFDEAAFDHLALWNPEYERIEMHLVSQKAQQVRVAGRTFAFKPGERLHTENSHKFTVQSFTELAAAAGWDVSHQWIGEAPQVALFCLS, from the coding sequence ATGAACAGTCTTTCCCAGCAGGCCGTGCCTGTTACCCCTACGCACGACCTGCTGCAGCGCTTCCAAGCAGTGCGCCGCCATAGCGAGCATCTGGCCAGCCCGCTCAGTGCCGAAGACATGGGTGCGCAGTCGATGCCCGACGCGAGCCCGGCCAAGTGGCACCTGGCTCACACCAGCTGGTTTTTCGAGACCTTCCTGCTGGCTGAGCAACTGCCGCACTACACGCCGTTCGACCCGGACTTCTGCTACCTCTTCAACTCCTATTACGAAGCAGTCGGCCCACGCCAGCCGCGTCCTCAGCGCGGTTTGATGACGCGTCCAGGACTGGACCGCGTGCTAGCCTATCGCGCCCATGTCGACCAGCACATGCAAGCGCTGCTGGCGGGCGACCTGGACACTGAAGCCCAATCGCTTATCGAATTGGGTCTGTCCCACGAGCAACAGCATCAGGAGCTGTTGCTGATGGACATCCTGCACCTGTTCAGCGTGTCGGCGCTCAAGCCGGCGTACGACCCGGCATGGCCAGCCGACACGGCTGGTCGCCGCGGCCGTTTCATTGGTCAGGCCGGCGGTCTGGTTGAGATCGGCCATGACGGCCAAGGCTTCGCCTTCGACAACGAAGGCCCGCGACACAAAGTATTCGCGCAAGCATTCGAAATCGCCGATCGTCTGGTCACCAATGGTGAGTGGCTGGAATTCATCGAAGCAGGCGGTTACACCCAGGCCGGCCTGTGGCTGGCCGACGGCTGGGCCACAGTGCAGGCCGAAAGCTGGTATGCCCCGTTCTACTGGCAGCAGGACCGCGCTGGTAATTGGCACGAGATGAGCCTGCGCGGGCTGCAACCGCTGCAACTCGACGCGCCCGTGGTGCACATCAGTTACTACGAAGCAGCTGCCTTCGCTCAATGGGCGGGTGCCCGCCTGCCCACCGAGGCGGAATGGGAAATCGCCGCCGGCAGCGGGCAACTGCAACAACTCGACGATGTGGCCTGGCAATGGACGCAAAGCGCCTACAGCGCCTACCCCGGTTTTCAGCCGGCGGTCAGTGCGGTGGGTGAATACAACGGCAAGTTCATGATCAACCAGATGGTCCTGCGCGGCGGCGCCAGTGTCACTCCGGTCGGACACTCGCGCCCCACTTACCGCAATTTCTTCGGCCCTGGTTGCCGCTGGATGTTTTCCGGTGTGCGCCTGGCCCGCGACGTGACGCCCTACAGCGCCCGCAATGACGGCAGCGATGAGTTCGCGCGCGATGTGGTCACTGGGCTTTCGGCAGTGCAGAAATCCATCTCGCCGAAGTACTTCTACGATGCCGAGGGCTCGCAACTGTTCGAAGCCATCTGCACGCTTCTCGAGTACTACCCAACCCGTGCCGAAACGGCGCTGCTGACCGAAATCGCGCCGCAGTTGGCCGAGCTGATCGCCACCGATGCGGCGCTGGTCGAGTTCGGCGCTGGAGCCTGCGACAAGGTGCGTCTGTTGCTGGATGCCGTGCCGCAGATTGCGCTGTACGTGCCCATCGATATCTGCAGCAACGCACTGGAAAGCGCCGGCGCACGGCTGCGCGAGCGCTACCCTGCCCTGCGCATCGCGCCGCTGGTGGATGATTTTACCCGGGCCCTGCACCTGCCCGATGAGACCCAGGGCCATCCGCGCGTCGGCTTCTTTCCGGGCTCGACTTTGGGCAACTTCACCCGACCCCAGGCCGTGCGCTTTTTGCGCTCGGCCCGTGGTCTGCTGGGGCCCGATGCGCGCTTCATCATCGGCGTGGACATGGTCAAGGATGTGGCGACCCTGGAAGCTGCCTATGACGACGCTGCCGGGGTCACCGCACGCTTCAACAAGAACCTGCTGACGCGCATGAACCGCGACCTCGACGGCGACTTCGACGAGGCAGCCTTCGACCATTTGGCGCTGTGGAACCCCGAGTACGAGCGAATCGAGATGCACCTCGTCAGCCAAAAGGCCCAACAGGTGCGCGTGGCCGGCCGCACTTTCGCGTTCAAACCCGGGGAGCGGCTGCACACCGAGAACTCGCACAAGTTCACCGTGCAGTCCTTCACCGAACTGGCGGCTGCTGCCGGCTGGGACGTCAGCCACCAGTGGATAGGCGAAGCCCCGCAGGTGGCGCTGTTCTGCCTGAGCTGA
- the ligD gene encoding DNA ligase D — translation MTKALEEYNRKRDFDATSEPSGTARVGKRGKATKALQFCIQKHDASHLHYDFRLELDGTLKSWAVPKGPSLDPQARRLAVHVEDHPLDYASFEGNIPDGHYGAGDVIVWDRGIWIPEGDPRQAYEKGKLKFVLQGEKLSGTWNLVKTHMPGKREQWFLIKSKDDAARPLAEYDVLVAEPDSVISERTLVPRKRATKAAAKPVNKPAAKPTPKRAKGKGIQLEGAKAADLPATLKPELATLVDSAPEGDWCYEIKFDGYRIVARIDGDQVSLFTRNGHDWTAKMPRQAKALADLGLQSAWLDGEVVVANEEGVPDFQALQNAFEDERSDKIVFYLFDLPYLNGMDLRAVPLEQRRGALAKVLETNTEDALKFSDDLAGSAESLLDSACQMNMEGLIGKRVGSPYVSRRSSDWIKLKCKRRQEFVIAGYTEPKGSRSGFGALLLGLHDADSGELRFAGKVGTGFSESTLRTLLAQLQALETDRPALANPPKGAQARGVHWLKPTLLAEVAYAEMTRDGAVRHAVFHGLRTDKLAKEITSEMPAAKSSTSAKPAGKPAKKPRKAATKADDADLVGQVRITHPERVINASSGTTKMQLAEYYGRISPWLLPHLKQRPVALVRAPDGVGGELFFQKHAGHLAIPHILTFDKEQAGQAAMVINDGQALLGAVQMGTVELHTWNATTKDFQHPDRFVLDLDPDPALPWKSMVEATQLTQTLLDELGLASFLKTSGGKGMHVVVPITRKLGWDEVKAFSRAVVEHMAKLMPERFTAVSGPKNRVGRIFIDYLRNGLGATTACAYAARARDGLPVSVPVTREEVAQIKGGDQWDIDSVLERLAELEEDPWADFFSTRQSITVAMRKKLGLK, via the coding sequence ATGACCAAGGCTCTGGAGGAATACAACCGCAAGCGTGACTTCGACGCCACCTCGGAGCCTTCTGGCACCGCACGCGTCGGCAAGCGCGGCAAGGCCACGAAGGCCCTACAGTTTTGCATTCAGAAGCATGATGCCAGCCACCTGCACTATGATTTCCGCCTGGAACTCGACGGCACCCTCAAGAGCTGGGCGGTGCCGAAGGGTCCCTCGCTCGACCCCCAGGCTCGGCGGCTGGCCGTGCATGTCGAGGACCATCCGCTGGACTATGCGAGCTTCGAGGGCAACATTCCCGACGGGCACTACGGCGCCGGTGACGTCATTGTCTGGGATCGTGGTATCTGGATTCCCGAAGGCGATCCTCGCCAGGCCTATGAAAAAGGCAAGCTCAAGTTCGTCCTGCAGGGCGAGAAGCTGAGCGGCACCTGGAACCTGGTCAAGACTCACATGCCCGGCAAGCGTGAGCAGTGGTTTCTGATCAAATCCAAGGACGATGCCGCACGCCCGTTGGCCGAGTACGACGTGCTCGTCGCCGAACCCGACAGCGTCATCAGCGAACGCACCCTGGTGCCGCGCAAGCGCGCCACGAAAGCCGCCGCGAAACCGGTGAACAAACCTGCAGCCAAGCCCACGCCCAAGCGCGCAAAAGGCAAAGGCATCCAACTGGAAGGCGCCAAGGCGGCTGACTTGCCTGCCACTTTGAAACCCGAACTGGCAACCTTGGTGGACAGCGCGCCCGAAGGCGACTGGTGCTACGAGATCAAGTTCGACGGCTACCGCATCGTCGCTCGCATCGACGGCGATCAGGTCAGCCTGTTCACCCGCAACGGCCACGACTGGACCGCGAAGATGCCGCGCCAGGCCAAAGCACTGGCTGACCTGGGTTTGCAGTCGGCATGGCTGGACGGCGAAGTGGTAGTGGCCAACGAAGAGGGCGTACCGGATTTCCAGGCCTTGCAGAATGCGTTCGAAGACGAGCGCAGTGACAAGATCGTGTTCTACCTGTTCGATCTGCCCTACCTCAACGGCATGGACCTGCGCGCCGTGCCTTTGGAGCAACGTCGCGGTGCCTTGGCCAAGGTGTTGGAAACCAACACGGAGGACGCGCTGAAGTTCTCCGACGACCTCGCAGGTTCGGCTGAATCGCTGCTCGACAGCGCTTGCCAGATGAACATGGAAGGCCTGATCGGCAAGCGTGTCGGCAGCCCTTATGTCTCGCGGCGCAGCAGCGACTGGATCAAGCTCAAGTGCAAACGCCGGCAGGAGTTCGTCATCGCAGGCTACACCGAGCCCAAGGGCAGCCGCAGTGGCTTCGGCGCCCTGTTGCTGGGCTTGCATGATGCCGACAGTGGCGAGTTGCGCTTCGCCGGCAAGGTCGGTACCGGCTTCAGCGAATCCACCTTGCGCACCCTGCTCGCCCAGCTGCAGGCACTGGAAACCGACCGCCCGGCGCTCGCCAATCCGCCCAAGGGCGCCCAGGCCCGTGGCGTGCATTGGCTCAAGCCCACGCTGTTGGCGGAAGTGGCCTATGCCGAAATGACCCGCGACGGCGCTGTCCGCCACGCGGTTTTCCACGGCTTGCGCACCGACAAGCTCGCCAAGGAGATCACGTCCGAAATGCCAGCGGCCAAATCCAGCACGTCCGCCAAACCGGCAGGCAAGCCAGCAAAGAAGCCGCGCAAGGCAGCCACCAAGGCCGACGACGCCGACCTGGTCGGGCAGGTGCGCATTACCCATCCGGAGCGGGTGATCAATGCCTCCAGCGGTACCACCAAGATGCAGCTGGCCGAATACTACGGACGCATTTCACCCTGGTTGCTACCGCATCTGAAACAGCGTCCCGTGGCGCTGGTACGGGCGCCCGACGGGGTGGGCGGCGAGCTGTTTTTCCAGAAGCACGCCGGCCACCTGGCGATCCCGCACATCCTTACTTTCGACAAGGAACAGGCAGGCCAGGCCGCCATGGTCATCAACGATGGTCAGGCACTGCTGGGCGCGGTGCAAATGGGCACCGTGGAACTGCACACCTGGAACGCAACCACCAAGGATTTTCAGCACCCCGACCGGTTCGTGCTCGACCTCGACCCGGATCCAGCCCTGCCCTGGAAAAGCATGGTCGAAGCCACCCAACTGACGCAGACCCTGCTCGACGAACTGGGCCTTGCATCGTTTCTCAAAACCAGCGGCGGCAAGGGTATGCACGTGGTGGTGCCGATTACCCGCAAGCTAGGCTGGGACGAGGTCAAAGCGTTCAGCCGCGCCGTGGTCGAACACATGGCCAAGCTGATGCCGGAGCGCTTCACGGCTGTCTCCGGCCCGAAAAACCGGGTCGGCCGGATCTTCATCGACTACCTGCGCAACGGTCTGGGCGCGACCACCGCCTGCGCCTATGCGGCGCGGGCTCGGGATGGCTTGCCGGTGTCGGTGCCGGTTACCCGGGAGGAAGTGGCCCAGATCAAGGGTGGTGATCAGTGGGACATCGACAGCGTGCTCGAACGCCTCGCCGAGCTGGAAGAAGATCCCTGGGCAGATTTCTTCAGCACTCGCCAGAGCATCACCGTCGCCATGCGCAAGAAGCTCGGGCTCAAATGA
- the uraH gene encoding hydroxyisourate hydrolase, with protein sequence MGRLTTHVLDAAHGCPGNGIRVRLYQVDGEQLELLVTAVTNSDGRCDVPLLEGEHYRSGVYQLHFAGGDYYRARGTPMTTPAFLDEIVLRFGIDAAQEHYHVPLLLSPYSYSTYRGS encoded by the coding sequence ATGGGACGCTTGACCACACACGTATTGGACGCCGCACATGGGTGTCCCGGTAACGGCATTCGAGTGCGTCTGTACCAGGTTGATGGCGAACAGCTGGAATTGTTGGTGACAGCCGTGACCAATTCTGACGGACGCTGCGATGTGCCCTTGCTCGAAGGTGAGCACTATCGGTCCGGGGTGTATCAGCTGCATTTCGCCGGGGGCGACTACTACCGTGCACGCGGCACGCCCATGACCACTCCGGCGTTTCTGGACGAGATCGTGTTGCGCTTTGGTATTGACGCGGCCCAGGAGCACTACCACGTGCCCCTGTTGCTTTCACCGTACAGCTACTCCACCTACCGCGGCAGTTGA
- the puuE gene encoding allantoinase PuuE, which yields MSLDYPRDLIGYGDQPPHPHWPGNARIALSFVLNYEEGGERNVLHGDSESEAFLSEMVAAQPLQGQRNMSMESLYEYGSRAGVWRILKLFRQAGIPLTVFAVAMAAQRHPEAIRAMVADGHEICSHGYRWIDYQNVDEAVEREHLLDAIRILTDITGQRPFGWYTGRTGPNTRRLVMEEGGFLYDSDAYDDDLPYWQPGADRPHLVIPYTLDTNDMRFTQVQGFNKGDDFFDYLKDAFDVLYAEGAEAPKMLSIGLHCRLIGRPGRLASLKRFIEYVQGHEQVWFARRVDIARHWQQVHPFPGSARP from the coding sequence GTGAGTCTCGACTACCCCCGCGACCTGATCGGCTACGGTGACCAACCGCCCCATCCGCACTGGCCGGGCAATGCCCGTATCGCCCTGTCGTTCGTGCTGAACTATGAAGAAGGCGGCGAGCGCAACGTGCTGCACGGCGACAGCGAGTCCGAGGCGTTCCTATCGGAGATGGTGGCGGCGCAGCCGTTGCAGGGCCAGCGCAACATGAGCATGGAATCGCTGTACGAATACGGCAGCCGGGCCGGTGTGTGGCGCATTCTGAAGTTGTTTCGCCAAGCCGGTATTCCCTTGACGGTCTTCGCAGTGGCCATGGCTGCGCAGCGACACCCCGAGGCGATCCGGGCCATGGTCGCCGACGGCCATGAAATCTGCAGCCATGGCTACCGCTGGATCGACTATCAGAACGTCGATGAAGCGGTGGAGCGCGAGCACCTGCTCGATGCTATTCGCATCCTCACCGACATCACCGGCCAGCGGCCATTTGGCTGGTACACCGGGCGCACCGGGCCCAACACCCGACGCCTGGTGATGGAGGAAGGCGGCTTTCTTTACGACAGCGACGCCTACGATGACGACCTGCCCTACTGGCAACCTGGCGCGGATCGCCCCCACCTGGTGATCCCCTACACGCTGGACACCAACGACATGCGTTTCACCCAGGTGCAGGGCTTTAACAAAGGTGACGATTTCTTCGACTACCTCAAGGACGCTTTCGACGTGTTGTATGCCGAAGGCGCGGAGGCACCGAAGATGCTTTCCATTGGCCTGCATTGCCGACTCATCGGCCGGCCCGGACGCCTGGCGTCGCTAAAGCGCTTCATCGAGTATGTACAGGGCCACGAGCAGGTGTGGTTCGCGCGCCGAGTCGATATCGCCAGGCATTGGCAGCAGGTTCATCCTTTCCCAGGTAGCGCGCGCCCATGA
- the uraD gene encoding 2-oxo-4-hydroxy-4-carboxy-5-ureidoimidazoline decarboxylase, with product MSHFHTRQPSQLNRAEFVAVLGDIYEHSPWVAEQAFERLAPDQRDDIEAVHACMSRVVADADRTTLLALINAHPDLAGKAAVRGELTAASTQEQAGAGISQCTPEEFQRFTQLNDAYRARFGFPFIMAVKGSDRGQILAAFETRIGHSPEDEFACALREIDKIALFRLQAL from the coding sequence ATGAGCCACTTTCATACCCGGCAGCCTTCGCAGCTCAATCGCGCCGAGTTCGTCGCAGTGTTGGGTGATATCTACGAGCATTCGCCGTGGGTGGCCGAACAGGCATTCGAGCGGCTGGCGCCGGATCAGCGCGACGACATCGAGGCAGTGCATGCCTGCATGAGCCGAGTGGTCGCCGACGCCGACCGCACTACCCTGTTGGCATTGATCAATGCCCACCCCGACCTGGCCGGCAAAGCTGCGGTGCGCGGCGAGCTCACCGCCGCGAGCACCCAGGAACAGGCCGGCGCCGGCATCAGCCAGTGCACGCCCGAGGAGTTCCAGCGCTTCACCCAGCTCAATGATGCGTACCGAGCCCGCTTTGGCTTTCCCTTCATCATGGCGGTCAAGGGCAGCGACCGAGGGCAGATCCTGGCGGCGTTCGAGACGCGCATCGGCCATTCGCCCGAGGACGAATTCGCCTGCGCGCTGCGCGAGATCGACAAGATCGCCCTGTTTCGCCTGCAAGCGCTCTAG